One window of Manihot esculenta cultivar AM560-2 chromosome 17, M.esculenta_v8, whole genome shotgun sequence genomic DNA carries:
- the LOC110605626 gene encoding heat stress transcription factor B-2a has product MTKNNLSELNRSIISRRTSAAAALSSQQSPRTKSPAPFLSKTYDLLEENEQESSPKGAHDDGKKIVSWNPQGNGFIVWSPAEFSELTLPRYFKHNNFSSFIRQLNTYGFKKTSSKQWEFKHEKFLKGSRDMLVEIGRKKCEPSIFPAYLKAANEDNAATSAEENDNLLALLEENNNLKRENLELQMQLAEFKALEIKLLDCVAQYMGSHHNKIKRLY; this is encoded by the exons ATGACAAAAAATAATCTATCAGAGCTCAACAGAAGCATAATAAGCAGGAGAACTTCAGCAGCAGCAGCTTTATCAAGCCAGCAGTCTCCAAGAACGAAGAGCCCTGCTCCTTTCTTATCAAAAACCTACGATTtgttggaagaaaatgagcaagAATCTTCACCAAAAGGAGCCCATGATGACGGCAAGAAAATTGTTTCATGGAATCCACAAGGAAATGGGTTCATAGTCTGGTCGCCGGCAGAATTCTCGGAGCTTACCTTGCCTAGATATTTCAAACACAACAACTTCTCTAGCTTCATTCGCCAGCTTAATACCTAT GGATTCAAGAAAACATCCTCCAAGCAATGGGAGTTCAAGCATGAAAAATTCCTGAAAGGTAGCAGGGACATGCTAGTGGAGATCGGTCGGAAGAAATGCGAACCCAGTATTTTTCCAGCATATCTAAAGGCTGCAAATGAAGATAATGCAGCAACTTCTGCAGAGGAAAATGATAATCTTTTGGCACTTTTAGAGGAGAATAATAATCTTAAAAGAGAGAATTTGGAACTGCAAATGCAGTTAGCTGAATTCAAAGCACTAGAAATCAAGCTGCTGGATTGCGTTGCTCAATACATGGGAAGCCATCACAACAAAATAAAGAGGCTATATTAG